Genomic DNA from Streptomyces sp. NBC_01571:
GGAGTTCCTACCCAATGACACACCTGACCGCCGACACCGTCGCCGAACTCTTCGCCGGGGCCGTCACCCTGGCCAAGGCCGGCGAGAAGGTCGCCCCCCGCGGTATGGCCACCCGCGAAGTCCTCGACGTCCACATGCGGTTGACCCAGCCCCGGGCTCGGCTGCTGCACGCGCCCCCAGCCCGGATCCTCAACCCGGCGTTCGCGGTGGCCGAGACCGTCTGGCACCTCGCAGGCTCGGACGACCCGTGGATATTCGACTACAACGCCCGGCTGCGGCAGTACACGGATGACGGCGTACTACGGGGCGCGTACGGGCCGCGAATGCGGAACTGGGCGGGGAAGGTCGACCAGCTGCACCAAGTCGTCGACACCCTCAAGGAGGATGCCGACTCCCGCCGGGCTCTGATCCAGCTGTACGACCCGGCCCTCGACGCCGCTGGGCACAAGGACGTGCCGTGCACGCTCGGATTCGCCTTCCACCTGCGAACCGGCCGCCTGCACATGACGACCACGATGCGCGGCCAGGACGTGTGGATCGGCCTGCCCTACGACCTGTTCTTCTACACGGTCCTGCACGAGCTGGTCGCCGGGTGGCTCGGCGCCGAGGTCGGCGACTTCCACCACCAGGTGGGGTCCCTGCACATATACGAGAACCACCTCGACCACGCCGAGCAACTCACCTCGCTCACCGCGAGCGAGATCATGCCGGACCTCAGCACTCCGTGGGACGGCTTCGACGAGCTGCTCCGGCACGTCCGGGTCGGAGAAGTCACGGGGCACCCGGGCTGGGACGCCATGACCGAGACGATGCACAGCTACCGACTGTGGAAGGACAACCTGCACGATGCGGCGTGGCAACTGGCCGACCAGGTCAACGGCCCCCTTGGCCAGGCGCTGACGTCCTGGTACAGCGAGCTGAACCGCCGTGCCGCGTCCTCGTCCGCCCGCACTGTGGCAGGGGTCAGGTGACGTTCGCCATGGACCACGTTCCGTCCGTCATTCTCGGCCTGTGCTCCTACACCCATGACTCGGCCGCTGCGCTCCTGGTCGACGGGGACCTGGTCGGATTCGTCGAGGAAGAACGCCTGTCCGAGGACAAGCACACCAAGGCGTATCCGCGCCATGCCGTCGCGTGGCTGCTGAAGGAGGCCGGGATCACCGTCGGCGACGTGGACGCTATCGCCTACAACTTCCAGCCCTCCCGCT
This window encodes:
- a CDS encoding thymidylate synthase — encoded protein: MTHLTADTVAELFAGAVTLAKAGEKVAPRGMATREVLDVHMRLTQPRARLLHAPPARILNPAFAVAETVWHLAGSDDPWIFDYNARLRQYTDDGVLRGAYGPRMRNWAGKVDQLHQVVDTLKEDADSRRALIQLYDPALDAAGHKDVPCTLGFAFHLRTGRLHMTTTMRGQDVWIGLPYDLFFYTVLHELVAGWLGAEVGDFHHQVGSLHIYENHLDHAEQLTSLTASEIMPDLSTPWDGFDELLRHVRVGEVTGHPGWDAMTETMHSYRLWKDNLHDAAWQLADQVNGPLGQALTSWYSELNRRAASSSARTVAGVR